TTTACGCTTTGGAATGAGtgttaaatgaaaaattaataattttgatcaTTGTGATTGACATTGATACAAGAGGTCTACGAGAAATGCAGTTTAACAGTTTGCTTACCGGATCCTGCAACTCCAACAGTGGCAGCACCAGCACCAATGAATTTGGCAGCAGAGTCGATGTCACGGCTGATCGTCGACGTCTGGAAGCTACGGATAGCCGGGGACTGGAAAAGCACAAGATTACAGTACTTTAATATTCAAAGTATTTTCAGTATGAACAATCTGTGTAAACTATATGAAAGAGGAAAACCATGAACTTGGCATGCTTTTCCCTTACATAACTAGAATACAAGTTATGCAATTAAAGGGAGCGCTATATCAATAAATACATTGACAAATTGTCAAAAACAAAagataaataatttgtattttacCAAGCTGACTGGTGTTTGGTTCTGCTGTTGCAGCGTCTGGCTTTGGTTGAGCACTGCGCTGCTGATTGGCCTGATGTAGGCCTTTGATGCAGAGACCAGCTGGAAAACCAGAAAAAAATCCAATAATCAGCACAGAAAACCCAGAGAATTTTCAAGGCATTACATAATAAGAGTGTGAGAGACACAGAGTCAAAAGCGCGGCGACGatcgctcgtgcgcgcgcgcgcgcccgcgctcCATGTCCCTGGTTCAGGTAGCGCTTGAAGAACAAAATGTAGAAAAAGCTCGACATTGTCGAAGTACTTACGGTGGACCTGGCAACTGGGGCGATGAATCTGGTGCAGGCGAACATGGTTACCTTGTCTCTTCCTTCTCACAAACTCAACCTGCAAGCAGAAAGGCAGAAAAAGATGTCAGTCGGCGTGCGAAAAGCGGGTCGACGTGGCTGCTGCTCGTCCCGATTCGCTCAGACCTCGTTCTCGCGAAAAGGAACAAAAGAGCCGAAGACAAGGAGCGAACGGATGCACGACTCGTGCCCCGAAGATGAGCAGAGACGATCGCGatagacagagacagagactGAGAGCGAGACTAAGTCCGCCGCCACCTCCGTGTGGAGGGGGTTACGTAACTACTCGTCGCTCCTCGGGGCGCGATGTCGTCGAGACGACACTATGAAATTCCGGATTCGCGAAAGATCTCGAGGGTCTAGCGACAGGATGAGCTACCTGGCGATCCTCGAAGAGGTCTTGTACGAGGACGGTCGAGTGCGAGGTAAAACGAGAGACTGCGTGTACTTACGAACGACGATGACACGCGCACAGAGCCCGGCAAATGTACGGTAGTCTCTTTTGATACCCGCGACTGCAGCCGctagagaagagagaagaaaatggCCGCTAGCAGCAGCACGCCGCGAGCGCCACCCGGGTGTCCTCTCCTCCCCCCACCCTTTTCTCTGTACCCGTCCTCTTCTTCTacacagcacacacacacacacacagatgtGTGCGCACATACGACAGCCGTAGCTctgtctcgctcgctcgcgaaatATCAAAGCCGCAGAGCAGATCGGTAGCGTTGCCAGCAATTTAACGATCCGCAAACCCTTTGGAGGACGTTGGCGGGTATGCCCCGCGGCGGGTTTTCTCCGGGAGTTTCAAGTTCACGCGACGCTCGCGCGGAAAATGTACGTTATAGGCGCTAGAGCCGTGACGTACAGCGGCGCATGTCCTACACTCactcttctctccctctctctctctctctctctctctctctctctctctctcgtccatGTATTATTAGATTATTTCCCGACTTTCGACATTGTTGTAAATAAGCATTTCCGCTTGGATAaccgatttttaaatagaCGCAGTCAGCGTGCAAGTTTTATCTCAGAAAAGTCGAGAAAATCAGTGGGAGCAATCGGGGGACCGCAATTTCTTTTCCGCGGATGTACGATtcgagtacacacacacacacacacacacacacacacacacacacacacacacagacacaccgTAACGTGTTTATATAATTGATTCGCTAGCATCTTGACAGAAAAGGCTCAGCGGAAAATGTCGCGTATTTGTAAACATTGCGAACAATTTACAATTAAGTTTGTCGGGTCTCCATTTGGAAGCTGCCCTTTAAAGCCGAGTGGTGACATTCAAGTAGTAAGAGGCGATGTGTGGCCAGTCGGACGGGCGACTCGGAAACCATGGCTCGGCTTGTCATGCTACGATGCTACTATACTTGTATTTATATAACGACGATAATAACGCGGACGCAATCTTCCCGTGTCCGCATCGTATGTACAGCGGGTCCAGACATCGACTATCGATTAGTCTGTGCAGCGGAAAAATGCAGGCGGAGTCGCGGAGTCCAGCATGTATAAATAAACGAAGGAAGCGTTCTCAAACTTGGCCAACGGTTCGAGTCCACCGTTTGCGAAAATGAGCGACCTAGCCCGCGTATTATAGTCACTGACCTACACACCGCGTATCAACGGCGCCGCGAGCAAGAGGGAGCGGACGGGAAACCGAAGCACGGAGCACGTTTTCTCGCCTCCCGCATCGCTGCTCTGCTCTTCAACCGGGACGTGCGACCGACATGCAGGAAGTCGCCCGGGCTTTATTCCGACGCATGCTTCGAAAAATACTCAACGAGGAGGAGGCGAATACTCACGGTACCTGGAGTCGGCGGGGCTGTGCTCGAGTCGAAAATCACGCGACAGATCGATGTGTGCTGCTGCACGGACGTACGTACGCGGCGCTCTCGTTCTAAAATCaagccgtctctctctctcgcgcctcgTTATCCAACGCTCGCGCTAACCTCAACTCGTCCGCGGTCGGGGTTCCGCCCGATCTCGCCGAGCTCGAAGTCGACCCGGCCGGCGTCGTCGCGTCGCCCGGGCGTCGGAAAATGCTCCGAGGACCAGAAGGATATGCTCTACTCACCAAAGATCAGAAAGTAGAAGGAGGCAAGGAGGGCTGCCGGCTGCTTTTGGAATGTTGAATTGCAGAGCGTGCGAGTGTTGAACTCTCGGCGATCGAGGAGGGACAGAGCTGCGGGAGCCTCCGATTCGGCGGCACAGAGCGCGCTGCTGTAAATCCGCGACGGGATGCGTCTGTCTCTGTTGCTCTCGCGACGAGCGCGAGCCTTTATCGACCAACCGTATTTagccgagctctctctctctctctctctctctctcctctccttcCTTCCGCTCTCCGCTGCTATAGCTACCACTTACCAGGCGGCCCGTAGGGCAGCCACGGTCAAACGCGAGTCCATCGGTCGCCGTCATCGTCGAGCCGCACGGTGCATTCGATTCGGAAATTAATTCGCGGGACAAGAGTGCCATTCGACGTCGTTCATTTCGTCGTCTCCCCGACGACGCTGCTCCGGTGTTTTATTCTccaatttttcctctctcacCCAGTTCGCTCGCTTGACTCGGGTCGTAGCCGTACTGCACTTATACTCGCCGCTCTCGAGTTTCTCGTCTGCTCCGCTCCTCTCGCGACTGCTGAGATAATACCCCTGCGCGGCTCCGTCCTTGTCTGCTGTGCTTGGCCGCGCGGATATGGCCGTGTTCATGCTGAACGTCTGCAAATTCAACTCTTGCGGACTGACGTTCAAGAGCCTGGGACACTTGATCCAGCACATCGAGGAGACGCATATCGGTAAAGAGGTGCATCGGGCACGAGTGTGTGAGCGGGCTTTTGCGGCCAAGTCCCGGGGGGTCAATACGCCGGGCTTTCGTGAGAAGGTTATCTGGGATCGAGTCCGTCGTCGGCTCTCGCGGACGAGGCGACGACAGAGTCAAAGGGTTGTTTCGTTCACTCTGGGAATCTGACAGCCCTGGGGATTGAGAAATTCAATGTCTGGGACGGTTCGGACTGATACTGAAAGGGAAATTATCACTTGGGTCGGGCCGTTTGGGAGGTTTTAAGGGCCGAGGTTCAACTTGCAGGGTCTACACTTGCTTggcttttgtttttcttgaTCATCGTTTCTGCTGGGGCTAATGACAGCTACTCGATCTAGTTGCCCTGTTTTTATTGTCCAGCAGAGAGTCCGGAAAACACTTTATGTAGCTCCGATAACTCTTTTCAAGCCCGATCTGACTCGTGAGTTAGTGCATGTACACTGTACTAGTTAATCCAGTTGTTATGAATGAAAATTCATGCAACTAGAGGATATTTTCATGTAGAGACAAAGATTAACCGTGAACCAATCATTCTTTGTAAAAACAGTTGTGACAAAAGGTAAATTTATGTTCTACCAAATACTTTTCTAATCACTCTACTCAGTTTCTCGTTGCACTAGTCCTTTTGTTGACTCTTGTCTATCTGTAAACTAAATTTTAAAGTAACTAACACTTAAGAGATAGAAGATTCTTTATTGTTCAACAATTAGATAAACTAGTAACTCTTAACATTGCATACAGTATATTAGGCAATGTCAATTACAAACGTTTGCTTGTTTCAGACTATGATCCTCATGTGGTGGAAAAAACGGAGCAACAGCAGCCACCCTGCATACCACTGAGCTATGTCCTTCGCTTTTTGACGGATGCTGCACGAAGGGAAAATATCAAGCCTGTCCAGCCCACCGCCAGACCTACTCAGTCTTCCTGCCTCTCTGCCTCGACTCGTGTGAAAAGTCTCACTCTGACAGGTAAAACTCGTTCGATGCGGatgaaagaaagagaagaagaaagacgTAATATTTCGCGTTCTTCCGCCCACCCGAGCGAGTAACGACGTTACATTAAGCACATTATAGGAAGTGAGGCAGAGGAGGGCGAGGATTTTGTTAGCGAACCCGAGGACAG
The sequence above is a segment of the Nasonia vitripennis strain AsymCx chromosome 3, Nvit_psr_1.1, whole genome shotgun sequence genome. Coding sequences within it:
- the Atp5g2 gene encoding ATP synthase lipid-binding protein, mitochondrial → MFACTRFIAPVARSTLVSASKAYIRPISSAVLNQSQTLQQQNQTPVSLSPAIRSFQTSTISRDIDSAAKFIGAGAATVGVAGSGAGIGSVFGSLIIGYARNPSLKQQLFSYAILGFALSEAMGLFCLMMAFLLLFAF